In Shouchella patagoniensis, the following are encoded in one genomic region:
- a CDS encoding NADP-dependent oxidoreductase, which produces MKAVIINEYGGKDQLKEVEIEKPKPKKNQVVVKAEATSINPIDWKLREGYLKEMLDWEFPIILGWDVAGVIEEVGDGVSNWQVGDRVFARPATTRFGTYAEYTAVDANLLSFIPDNLTAKEAAAVPLAGLTAWQSLFTNAKLKKGEKVLIHGGAGGVGTFAIQLAKHVGAYVYTTASAHNHELVKSLGVDEVIDYKNEDFTQVLSEVDVVFDTIGGEVQSSSYQVLKKGAGRLVTIVGQPDEEEATRYGVKAYGVWLEPDGSQLKELASLIEESQVRVVIDKTFSFGEKGLRDAHAESETGHASGKIVIEF; this is translated from the coding sequence ATGAAAGCAGTTATAATTAACGAATATGGTGGAAAAGACCAATTAAAAGAAGTAGAAATAGAGAAGCCAAAACCGAAGAAGAACCAAGTGGTTGTTAAAGCAGAAGCGACATCAATTAACCCAATTGATTGGAAGCTAAGAGAGGGCTATTTAAAAGAGATGTTGGACTGGGAGTTTCCAATTATTTTAGGGTGGGATGTTGCTGGAGTGATTGAGGAAGTTGGAGATGGCGTGTCGAATTGGCAAGTAGGAGACCGTGTTTTTGCTCGACCGGCGACAACTCGTTTTGGAACATACGCTGAATATACAGCAGTTGATGCAAACCTGCTATCCTTTATCCCTGACAACCTTACTGCTAAGGAGGCCGCTGCTGTCCCGTTAGCGGGTTTAACAGCGTGGCAATCCCTCTTTACAAATGCAAAGCTAAAAAAAGGTGAAAAGGTGCTCATTCATGGCGGCGCAGGAGGGGTTGGTACATTTGCAATTCAATTAGCCAAACATGTTGGTGCATACGTGTATACAACAGCAAGTGCCCACAACCATGAACTTGTAAAATCACTTGGAGTTGATGAAGTGATTGATTATAAGAATGAAGATTTCACACAGGTTCTTTCAGAAGTAGATGTTGTATTTGATACGATTGGTGGCGAAGTTCAGTCTTCTAGTTATCAAGTGTTAAAAAAAGGAGCAGGGCGACTTGTAACGATTGTCGGTCAACCAGATGAAGAAGAGGCGACCCGATATGGTGTGAAAGCCTACGGTGTCTGGCTTGAGCCTGATGGAAGTCAATTGAAAGAATTGGCATCATTAATCGAAGAAAGCCAAGTTAGAGTAGTGATTGACAAAACTTTCTCTTTTGGAGAAAAAGGACTAAGAGATGCCCATGCTGAAAGTGAAACAGGGCATGCTTCTGGTAAGATTGTCATTGAGTTTTAA
- a CDS encoding four-carbon acid sugar kinase family protein, giving the protein MEITIIADDLTGANDSGVQLAKAGLDTVVWLDGGGDGSTSAEAVIVDTNSRALQPSEAKETIQKTMAKLNKLAPKMIFKKVDSTLRGNVGAELEAMIEECEPDYVFLAPTFLPNKRIVEQGILYVNGQPIGETEFAKNEADPVVHSAICDHVGKQFNGTMEVITEQIWDKNDADILKWLKEKQGTGPTVFVCDARSPQTLRRIATFSEAQQEQILLAGSAGLSEALTHSINGKSKQPLKSNHGADPILYLVGSMSEVSKYQVASLLQQEKAVGIRLDASKAVHEDPYIQALEYERIIQEAKKVLMNQQIPVVYSGTTRAEIDAVYTYAEQEQIPLHKLAKRIVNVLAVVGEALMDSFTFQAVIMTGGDTAKALCSRMKIDELRLLDEFEAGIPVAQFPGKYKNTYAITKAGAFGTKKTFSNLYDFFMEGATK; this is encoded by the coding sequence ATGGAGATTACTATTATTGCAGATGATTTAACTGGGGCAAATGATAGCGGTGTCCAGCTCGCTAAAGCAGGCCTAGACACCGTTGTCTGGCTTGATGGAGGCGGAGACGGCTCCACGAGTGCTGAAGCCGTTATCGTGGACACCAATTCACGCGCTCTCCAGCCAAGTGAGGCAAAAGAGACTATCCAAAAGACAATGGCTAAGCTAAATAAATTAGCCCCTAAAATGATCTTTAAAAAAGTTGATTCAACCCTACGTGGAAATGTAGGGGCTGAACTTGAAGCAATGATTGAAGAGTGTGAACCTGATTATGTCTTTCTCGCACCTACTTTCTTGCCAAATAAACGCATTGTTGAACAAGGCATCCTATACGTAAATGGACAGCCAATTGGTGAAACAGAGTTTGCTAAAAACGAAGCAGACCCTGTCGTTCACTCAGCCATTTGCGATCATGTCGGCAAACAGTTTAACGGAACGATGGAAGTTATCACAGAACAGATATGGGATAAAAATGATGCTGACATCCTTAAGTGGCTAAAAGAAAAACAAGGAACGGGCCCCACAGTTTTTGTCTGTGATGCCCGTTCGCCTCAAACATTGAGACGAATTGCCACTTTTTCTGAAGCACAACAAGAGCAGATTCTGCTAGCCGGGTCTGCTGGATTGTCAGAAGCGCTAACTCATTCAATTAATGGAAAAAGCAAACAACCCCTTAAATCAAATCATGGGGCAGACCCGATTTTATATTTAGTCGGCAGCATGAGTGAAGTGAGTAAATACCAAGTTGCTAGTTTATTGCAGCAAGAAAAGGCAGTAGGCATTCGCCTTGACGCAAGCAAAGCGGTTCATGAAGACCCATATATACAAGCACTTGAGTATGAACGCATCATACAAGAAGCAAAAAAAGTATTGATGAATCAGCAAATTCCTGTTGTCTATTCAGGAACCACACGGGCCGAGATCGATGCTGTTTATACGTATGCAGAACAAGAACAAATTCCGCTTCATAAATTAGCGAAGCGCATCGTTAATGTTCTCGCCGTCGTAGGTGAAGCTTTAATGGACTCATTTACATTCCAAGCGGTCATCATGACAGGCGGAGATACAGCAAAAGCACTTTGTAGCCGCATGAAAATAGATGAACTTCGTTTGCTTGATGAGTTTGAAGCAGGCATTCCGGTTGCTCAATTTCCCGGGAAGTATAAAAACACGTATGCAATCACAAAAGCAGGCGCGTTCGGAACGAAAAAGACGTTTTCCAACCTATATGACTTTTTTATGGAAGGGGCAACAAAATGA
- a CDS encoding PepSY domain-containing protein, with the protein MNKWQLSIAATVAALALAGCNQGEEEPTPTTEPDMNEEQEQNTEADNNQNQLNMNDFQVDLEAAITEFEQAYPGASITTIDFDSDFSTWRYEIEGMDDETEYELHVDADTGDRSNEKEEALDSKDAGGTERAEEELDLDGILDAQEAIDIALAETEGIVDGWKLDRENDMTYYEVTIETDNEDYEIKIDASSGDIIETEQD; encoded by the coding sequence ATGAACAAATGGCAACTATCAATAGCAGCGACAGTAGCTGCTTTAGCTTTGGCTGGCTGTAATCAAGGTGAGGAAGAACCGACACCGACAACTGAACCTGATATGAATGAAGAACAAGAACAAAATACTGAAGCAGATAATAACCAGAACCAACTAAATATGAATGATTTTCAGGTTGATTTAGAAGCTGCAATTACGGAATTTGAACAAGCCTATCCGGGTGCTTCAATCACAACGATTGATTTTGACTCCGATTTTAGTACGTGGAGATATGAAATCGAAGGTATGGACGATGAGACAGAATACGAACTACACGTGGATGCAGATACTGGAGATCGATCAAATGAAAAAGAAGAAGCTTTAGACTCTAAAGACGCTGGAGGAACAGAACGTGCAGAGGAGGAGCTAGATCTTGATGGAATATTAGATGCTCAGGAAGCGATTGACATTGCATTGGCAGAAACAGAAGGGATCGTTGATGGTTGGAAGTTGGATCGAGAGAATGACATGACTTATTATGAAGTGACGATTGAGACAGATAACGAAGACTATGAAATAAAAATAGATGCTAGTTCTGGGGATATAATTGAAACGGAACAAGATTAA
- a CDS encoding MerR family transcriptional regulator: protein MEETIGQFAKRVGTTVRTLRYYDSIRLLQPEKRNTRGQKIYTHEEWEKYQQILVCKHLGMSLEETKNLLGDLRVSPQAMLQLQKHLLEQKRNEIDEVLKTIERTEHIYQAEENQTEEIDDFLFVMLDAFRREQSQINVLKEYMSKDYYEAFLGDYEDPVVQKKADLEVARFYKGMKVALKHGLDASSTEVQRLVKDLISLIPNDALATEIIKQGDSFIIDHQALFAMPFPQELDGYIQSAISIYYKAEGIDLNGS, encoded by the coding sequence ATGGAAGAGACAATTGGACAATTTGCAAAACGAGTTGGTACAACAGTACGGACGCTTCGTTACTATGATAGTATCCGTTTATTACAACCAGAAAAGCGAAATACAAGAGGACAAAAAATTTATACACATGAAGAGTGGGAGAAGTACCAACAAATCCTGGTTTGTAAGCATCTTGGTATGTCGCTTGAAGAGACAAAGAACTTACTAGGAGATTTGCGTGTAAGTCCGCAAGCTATGCTTCAACTACAGAAACATCTATTAGAACAAAAAAGAAACGAAATTGACGAAGTTCTTAAAACAATTGAACGAACAGAACACATCTATCAGGCAGAGGAAAACCAGACAGAAGAAATAGATGATTTTTTGTTTGTCATGTTGGATGCCTTCAGGCGGGAACAATCGCAAATCAACGTACTAAAAGAATACATGTCAAAGGATTACTATGAAGCCTTTTTGGGTGACTATGAGGACCCTGTTGTCCAAAAGAAAGCTGATTTAGAAGTGGCACGTTTTTATAAAGGGATGAAGGTTGCGTTAAAGCATGGTCTTGACGCCTCAAGTACAGAAGTACAACGCTTGGTAAAGGACTTGATCTCATTGATCCCTAATGACGCTCTGGCAACGGAAATTATAAAGCAGGGTGATTCCTTTATTATCGATCATCAAGCCTTGTTTGCGATGCCGTTCCCACAAGAGCTTGATGGATATATACAATCTGCAATATCCATTTACTATAAAGCAGAAGGAATTGATCTTAATGGAAGTTAA
- the pdxA gene encoding 4-hydroxythreonine-4-phosphate dehydrogenase PdxA, which produces MKPIIGITMGDAAGVGPEIIAKAFAHETIFETGRPFVIGDVALIERAVDITETELNVVGVSDVTECVFEPGTIEVLDLRLLTNTLPFGKVSEEAGNAAFRYVERAVELAKDKKINAICTAPLNKEAMQKAGHMYPGHTEILAELTDTTDFSMMLSAPNLKVIHLTTHVGLRKAIDMINPDRTHKVISLADETLKNAGNSNPKIAVCGINPHAGENGLFGEGEEEEKLIPAIKQAQKEGINVEGPYPADTLFFRAARGDFDIVIACYHDQGHVPIKVMGLEAGVNITVGLKGGIVRTSVDHGTAFDIAGKNIADERSLLAAYRDAVELAPK; this is translated from the coding sequence ATGAAGCCAATTATCGGAATTACAATGGGAGATGCTGCAGGAGTTGGTCCAGAAATTATTGCAAAAGCATTCGCCCATGAAACTATTTTTGAAACAGGGCGACCTTTCGTTATTGGGGATGTTGCACTAATTGAACGAGCAGTTGACATTACCGAAACTGAATTAAATGTCGTCGGTGTTTCTGATGTCACAGAATGCGTGTTTGAACCAGGCACGATTGAAGTACTTGATTTACGCCTGCTAACGAACACATTACCATTTGGCAAAGTAAGTGAAGAAGCCGGGAATGCAGCTTTCCGTTATGTAGAACGAGCTGTCGAGTTAGCCAAAGACAAGAAAATAAACGCTATCTGTACGGCACCTCTAAATAAAGAAGCCATGCAAAAAGCGGGTCATATGTACCCAGGTCACACAGAAATACTAGCAGAGTTAACAGATACAACAGATTTCTCGATGATGCTTTCTGCACCAAACTTAAAAGTCATTCATCTAACAACACATGTAGGCTTACGCAAAGCGATTGATATGATTAATCCAGACCGTACACACAAGGTTATAAGCCTGGCTGATGAAACACTTAAGAATGCAGGCAATTCAAATCCTAAAATCGCCGTTTGTGGGATTAACCCTCATGCTGGCGAGAATGGCCTGTTTGGTGAGGGAGAGGAAGAAGAAAAACTCATTCCTGCGATCAAACAAGCTCAAAAAGAAGGCATAAACGTCGAAGGTCCTTACCCAGCGGATACGTTGTTTTTCCGTGCCGCTCGAGGAGATTTTGATATCGTTATTGCGTGTTATCATGACCAGGGACATGTTCCTATTAAAGTAATGGGTCTTGAAGCGGGAGTAAACATTACCGTTGGTCTAAAAGGCGGGATTGTACGTACATCAGTCGATCACGGAACCGCTTTTGACATCGCCGGGAAAAATATTGCAGATGAGCGCAGCTTACTCGCTGCTTATCGTGATGCCGTTGAACTCGCACCCAAATAA
- a CDS encoding NAD(P)H-hydrate dehydratase encodes MRIVTGIEMASVEAITINKIGLPGAVLMENAGREIARKLIQLYGKQKCFLIVIGGGNNGGDGFVVARMLQEQGVSVITTIIPNESRYEGDAGLHKRIYEQSGYRWKYWSELEKKWAETLCDIDIIVDAMLGTGTKGEVTQPYDSIIKMINTAKKETVSIDLPSGVPADEAAMGDIAIKADRTFTLQMMKLSYYLEEKTPFFGKVEVLPIGIPPATFRHLETQRCIWGKKEAIHSWNKQDSFTHKGQNGRVGIIAGSRNMPGAAALASEAAIRSGAGLTTIGTVEENIGSIASHSKEAMFVALSQKDGFLNPTDKELVSFYEGKQVIAVGPGIGRSTETSKMIAHLIKYFEGILILDADALFFVPEYMELIHDRDSPLVLTPHPGEMGHLIGETAEYVKKKRFEVAEGYAQDHRLHLVLKGPNTIVAKPNGFITVNKSGNAGLAKGGSGDVLTGIITALAARQPLQIALSTAVFMHGYSADLLLKDNASIDGMVPSDIIDGLSKAYKLFEA; translated from the coding sequence ATGCGGATCGTAACAGGTATAGAAATGGCCAGTGTCGAAGCAATTACAATAAATAAAATTGGGCTTCCAGGCGCTGTTTTAATGGAAAACGCGGGCCGTGAAATCGCTCGTAAGTTAATCCAATTATATGGGAAGCAGAAGTGCTTTCTGATAGTAATTGGTGGTGGCAATAATGGTGGAGATGGCTTTGTTGTTGCTCGAATGCTTCAAGAACAAGGGGTTTCAGTTATTACAACAATTATTCCTAATGAAAGTCGTTATGAAGGTGATGCGGGGCTTCATAAACGGATTTATGAACAAAGCGGTTACAGGTGGAAGTATTGGAGTGAACTAGAGAAAAAATGGGCGGAAACTTTATGTGATATTGATATCATTGTTGATGCAATGCTTGGAACTGGAACGAAAGGGGAAGTGACTCAACCTTACGACTCAATTATAAAAATGATTAATACTGCAAAGAAAGAAACAGTCTCCATTGATTTACCGAGTGGTGTTCCCGCAGACGAAGCGGCAATGGGGGATATAGCCATAAAAGCTGATCGGACGTTCACTTTGCAAATGATGAAGTTAAGTTATTACTTGGAAGAAAAAACCCCTTTTTTCGGGAAAGTGGAAGTATTGCCTATTGGTATTCCCCCAGCAACTTTTCGACATCTCGAAACACAACGGTGCATATGGGGTAAAAAAGAGGCTATTCATAGCTGGAATAAACAAGATTCATTCACCCACAAAGGCCAAAACGGACGAGTGGGCATCATTGCAGGGAGTCGGAATATGCCAGGCGCAGCTGCACTAGCTTCTGAAGCTGCTATAAGAAGTGGAGCAGGGTTAACGACCATTGGAACGGTAGAAGAAAATATCGGTTCGATCGCAAGTCATTCGAAAGAAGCCATGTTTGTAGCATTAAGCCAAAAAGACGGTTTCTTAAATCCAACTGATAAAGAGTTGGTTTCTTTTTATGAGGGCAAACAAGTTATCGCAGTAGGACCGGGTATTGGTAGATCAACAGAAACATCAAAAATGATTGCCCATTTGATTAAGTACTTTGAGGGAATACTGATACTTGATGCGGATGCATTGTTTTTTGTGCCAGAATATATGGAGTTAATTCATGACCGAGATTCACCATTGGTCTTAACACCCCATCCTGGAGAGATGGGGCATTTAATTGGAGAAACAGCAGAATATGTAAAGAAAAAGAGATTTGAGGTCGCTGAAGGATATGCACAAGACCATCGGCTTCATCTAGTATTAAAAGGGCCAAATACGATTGTCGCCAAACCGAATGGATTTATTACAGTTAATAAGTCAGGTAATGCTGGATTAGCAAAAGGTGGTTCTGGTGATGTGTTAACAGGGATTATTACCGCATTAGCCGCTAGACAACCACTGCAAATCGCCTTATCAACCGCCGTCTTTATGCATGGATATTCTGCAGATTTATTATTAAAGGATAATGCTTCAATCGACGGGATGGTACCAAGTGATATTATTGATGGGCTATCTAAAGCATATAAACTATTTGAAGCTTAA
- a CDS encoding DUF3977 family protein has protein sequence MKYIELGFGNKWNLRTEIELPDGEKIEVRGVSGPIQSPLSPDLDWAACMNY, from the coding sequence ATGAAATATATTGAATTAGGATTCGGCAATAAGTGGAATCTTCGAACGGAAATTGAACTTCCAGATGGGGAGAAAATTGAAGTACGAGGAGTGAGTGGACCTATTCAATCCCCTTTATCTCCGGATTTGGATTGGGCAGCGTGTATGAATTATTGA
- a CDS encoding ABC transporter ATP-binding protein: MEVKQPQSLSMKHFWLMMKPFLPKTSLLFLAVVLVIVETCLALIVPLLTMNFIDEMTITGLDGRTIGLLAGVFIAQLIMSAFAIYTMVYIGQRVVLSLRETAWKRIVHLPISFFDRHSSGEMMSRMTNDTLVIKDFMTIQLIPFISGTISIIGSVVILFVLDWKITLMMLAVVPASLLIMMPLGRRMYKVSRSLQDETASFQGDLGRVLADIRLVKASLAEEQEKNTGLVRMTKLFRFGIKEGKIMAIIQPLMMSLMLIMLVVIFGYGGIRVAAGTLTAGALVAIIFYLFQISMPFTQMANFFTQLQKALGASERMNTILQADLEPNVHDSLSLGEQKEALLFSGVSFQYNEDKSILNHVSFEAPIGKMTAFVGPSGAGKTTLFSLIERFYQPSEGDIQYKGKSILGIPLPEWRNKIAYVSQDSPMMYGSIRDNLTYGLDHVEEARLEQAISDANLDSFVATLPNRLETEVGERGIRLSGGQRQRLAIARAMVRDPEILLLDEATAHLDSSSEKLVQEALERLMVGRTTLVIAHRLATVRHADQLIVLEEGTVTGSGTHHELLEGHPLYKELVQQQLSVD; the protein is encoded by the coding sequence ATGGAAGTTAAACAACCTCAATCACTTAGTATGAAACATTTCTGGTTAATGATGAAGCCGTTTTTGCCTAAAACATCATTACTCTTTTTAGCTGTAGTGTTAGTGATTGTAGAAACATGTTTGGCGTTGATTGTGCCTCTTTTAACGATGAACTTCATTGACGAAATGACAATAACCGGGTTAGATGGGCGGACCATTGGTCTTCTTGCTGGGGTCTTTATTGCTCAGCTAATTATGTCTGCTTTTGCCATTTATACAATGGTTTATATCGGTCAGCGTGTCGTGCTCTCTTTGCGAGAAACGGCGTGGAAACGAATTGTACATCTACCGATATCCTTTTTTGATCGCCATTCTTCTGGAGAAATGATGAGTAGAATGACCAATGATACACTTGTGATCAAAGATTTTATGACGATTCAGCTTATCCCGTTTATTTCAGGAACTATATCAATTATTGGTTCGGTTGTTATTTTGTTTGTGCTTGATTGGAAAATAACCTTAATGATGTTAGCTGTTGTCCCTGCTTCATTACTAATTATGATGCCGCTTGGTCGCCGCATGTACAAAGTATCGCGGTCGCTGCAAGATGAAACAGCATCGTTCCAAGGAGATTTAGGACGTGTTTTGGCCGATATTCGTTTAGTGAAGGCATCACTTGCAGAAGAACAAGAGAAAAACACAGGTCTTGTGCGTATGACGAAATTGTTTCGTTTTGGTATAAAAGAAGGCAAGATTATGGCTATTATTCAACCATTGATGATGAGTTTAATGCTCATTATGCTTGTTGTTATTTTTGGCTATGGAGGTATACGTGTGGCTGCAGGGACGTTAACTGCTGGTGCACTTGTTGCAATTATTTTTTACTTATTTCAAATATCTATGCCGTTTACACAGATGGCCAATTTCTTTACGCAACTTCAAAAAGCGCTGGGCGCGAGTGAAAGAATGAATACAATCTTGCAAGCCGATCTAGAGCCGAATGTACACGATTCCCTTTCACTTGGTGAACAGAAAGAAGCGTTACTATTTTCGGGTGTTTCATTTCAATACAATGAGGATAAATCGATACTAAACCATGTTTCCTTTGAAGCACCGATAGGGAAAATGACTGCATTTGTTGGTCCGAGTGGTGCGGGGAAAACAACGTTGTTTTCGTTAATTGAGCGATTCTATCAACCAAGTGAGGGTGACATTCAGTATAAAGGTAAATCGATTCTAGGGATTCCCTTACCGGAATGGCGTAATAAAATTGCTTATGTCTCCCAGGACTCTCCGATGATGTATGGTTCCATTCGAGATAATTTAACATACGGTCTTGATCACGTAGAAGAGGCACGGCTTGAACAAGCCATTTCAGATGCGAATTTAGACTCGTTTGTAGCGACTCTCCCTAACCGATTAGAGACGGAAGTTGGCGAACGGGGCATCCGTTTATCTGGCGGGCAACGACAACGTCTTGCCATTGCGAGAGCAATGGTGCGTGATCCGGAGATTTTATTATTGGATGAAGCAACTGCCCACCTTGATAGTTCATCAGAAAAGCTAGTTCAGGAGGCGCTTGAGCGGTTGATGGTTGGACGCACGACACTTGTTATTGCTCATCGGCTTGCGACTGTAAGGCATGCCGATCAGCTTATTGTGCTTGAAGAGGGGACTGTTACGGGTTCAGGAACCCACCATGAGTTGCTTGAAGGACACCCGTTATATAAAGAGTTAGTACAGCAGCAATTAAGTGTTGATTAG
- a CDS encoding 2-keto-3-deoxygluconate permease, whose protein sequence is MRLKQSIEKVPGGMMVVPLLLGALINTVAPDMLRIGNFTQALFVDGATTLIALFLLCAGSQINVRSFGVSFGKGFTLLLVKWIFGGAIGAVIYLLAGGPEGLFLGLAPIAVIAAMTNSNGGLYVALAGQYGKGEDKAAYSVLAMNDGPLFTMLTLSFVGAMGVQSGYFSVTAFIGVLLPIFIGFVLGNIDEDIRTFLGKGSDMLIPFFAFALGMNISFSSIIEGGLPGIALGVLVVLVTGISGYWIFKLFKWNPLVGAAEGSTAGNAVATPAAIAAASSAFAYNVELATVQVAASVVTTAILLPLFVGFLAKRLEKKGKLPEEAKQQT, encoded by the coding sequence ATGAGGTTAAAACAGTCAATTGAAAAAGTTCCCGGCGGGATGATGGTCGTCCCTCTACTTTTGGGCGCCTTAATAAATACAGTTGCTCCAGATATGCTAAGGATTGGAAATTTCACACAAGCATTGTTTGTTGATGGAGCGACAACATTAATTGCACTTTTCCTTTTATGTGCAGGTTCGCAAATTAATGTACGTAGTTTCGGTGTTTCTTTTGGAAAAGGATTCACCTTACTTTTAGTCAAATGGATATTCGGTGGAGCTATCGGTGCCGTTATTTATTTACTTGCAGGTGGTCCTGAAGGATTATTTCTTGGGTTAGCGCCAATTGCAGTAATCGCTGCAATGACAAATTCAAATGGCGGTCTCTATGTAGCTTTAGCTGGCCAATATGGAAAAGGCGAAGATAAAGCAGCTTATTCTGTTCTAGCAATGAACGATGGTCCCTTATTCACGATGCTGACGCTTTCTTTTGTAGGCGCAATGGGTGTGCAAAGCGGCTATTTCTCTGTAACAGCATTTATCGGCGTGCTTCTGCCTATTTTTATCGGTTTTGTATTAGGAAACATTGATGAAGATATTCGTACTTTCCTTGGAAAAGGGAGCGATATGTTAATTCCATTCTTCGCTTTTGCACTGGGAATGAACATCAGTTTTTCATCCATCATCGAAGGTGGACTACCTGGTATAGCACTCGGCGTTCTTGTTGTTCTTGTTACTGGAATTAGCGGATATTGGATCTTTAAATTATTTAAATGGAACCCGCTTGTTGGTGCTGCCGAAGGTTCAACAGCAGGAAATGCCGTTGCTACCCCTGCAGCAATTGCCGCAGCAAGCTCCGCGTTTGCTTATAATGTAGAACTTGCGACTGTGCAAGTTGCAGCCAGCGTCGTAACAACAGCTATACTGCTTCCTCTCTTTGTTGGCTTCCTCGCAAAACGACTAGAGAAAAAAGGAAAGTTACCAGAAGAAGCGAAGCAACAAACGTAA
- a CDS encoding Type 1 glutamine amidotransferase-like domain-containing protein, whose translation MWRNSIKGEIKRLFYEGKPVAGFSAGALISMEESILSPQDNDEQVMKHRDGLGLMVNTALAVHYSEWGEEAHLLKMTNCFKKKNNYGIDERTGIYMYKITLFRQLKALAAYMK comes from the coding sequence TTGTGGAGAAACTCCATTAAGGGCGAAATAAAACGCCTATTTTACGAGGGGAAACCGGTTGCGGGTTTTTCTGCTGGAGCACTAATTAGTATGGAAGAAAGCATTCTCTCACCTCAAGATAATGATGAACAGGTAATGAAGCACCGTGACGGGTTAGGCCTGATGGTAAATACCGCTTTGGCTGTTCATTATAGTGAATGGGGAGAAGAAGCTCACTTGCTTAAAATGACTAATTGTTTTAAAAAAAAGAACAATTATGGTATCGATGAACGAACGGGGATATATATGTACAAAATAACGTTATTCAGGCAGTTGAAGGCATTGGCGGCGTATATGAAGTGA